TCCCGTATAAAGCTTCAATTTAGGTTTTTAGATAGGATACGTACCAAGAGAGAAGAAGTTGGTATATTCTTGCTAAAGAGAGaaagtttaaataaaaatattagaaaatgtTTACGGAGGTTTTGCCCTTTTCCTTAACCTGATTTCTTAATTGATTAACTATTTACaatattttatcttttttgtAGGTTAAGATAGAACCTCTAattcaaagaaaaaaattgtgCAAACAAATAAAAATCCTCTAATAAGTAAGTTTCTGAAGAAATAAGTTGTCACAAATACAATGATGTTGAATTCAACCCTATGTCTACgtaaaagcaaaagaattttcTCACTAATTTGCTTAAGCATTGCTCAAATAGTAATGTTGTAGAATCAGTCGCCATAAAATTTTGGAGTgactcccaagttagtgaattCTATCACTCATCTTTTGTAATACACTAATTATAAGTTACTCCCACCACCAATGTTAATGGTGTGGATTCTTTTCTTTCACTACTTAATGATCTTCATGTCCACTAAAAGAAATATAAATCATTTTGTTATCTAACAtaaatttcttatttatttttcttaattatataattttgtaAAACTTTATTATTATCTTTTGCCTCTAATACAAGCATTTTAGTTTATAacaataattcatttatttgagGGTAAACtctcaaaatagtcacttttatttactttatattatattttagtcacttacattatcgtattataacattttagtcattgagccaTTAATTTCCGTTAAGCGTGTAACTATAAGTTTACGTGgaacgttaaatcatcatttcaaataaagATTTTAGGTCAAATTATACAATTAGTTctcatatttttttcaatttgatcgatttaattttttcctttcatgttcttttaattttctttttttctttattttccattctcttctctTTCTCCATTTGTTTTCTTCATTTCTCCATCtcttttaacatattttttatgttttctatttgttaaaattagtccctatactttattTTTTGAagcatttaattttttctttttgtttctttattttttttcttcttccctttagttttaacaaataaaaaacataaaaaaaaaactacattAAAAGAGATGGAGAAGGGATGAAAGTAGAGGAAGAAgcaaaagaaaatggaaaataaagaaaaaaaagaaagttaaaaaacacacaaaaaaatTAAATCGCTCAAAAAAAAATATGatgaccaattgtataatttaacctaaaatttttgtttgaaataatgatttaacATGTTATGTCAGCTTAGTGTTATGCCGTTAATGGCAATCAATCGTTCAgtaactaaaatgttacaacacgttaatataagtgactaaaatataatattttaaacataaataagtaaaatgtaaccttaaataaataaaaataattattttaatagtttaattaatataatattattattaatgaatAAAAATACTTATTTAAATACGCTATTATCCTCCTCTATTTAAAGGTCGAATGAGATTGAAAAAAGCTCTagcattatataaaaaaatgtgtttgatataaatttatattaaaatttaagctGTTTTCCGTAAACATAACGGCGTTATCTCACTCCGATCAACAACATTAAGAAAGCCCAAAAATCAaatcaaaggaaaataaaataaacatctCCTTTTATAGATCACTCCGTTCTTCACTGGAAAAACATAATCAAACTGCTACAAAATAATTCTGCACCATGAGCTCTCCGGTAATTTGATCTTTGTTTCTCCAAATTTCTATTCTACATTAACGAAATGAAACCTATCCAAAATGAAttaatttgcttttttttttacaattttttttttaatttgaatttatagGGAAGTGGAATGTTTAGTGGATTTACAAAGTTATGTAAGGGATTGGCTGTGATATTAATCGGTGGCCACGTTGTGGTTCAGCTTCTTCCTACTTCTGTTACTTACCTTGCTCTTATTCCCGCCAGGttctcttttatatatatatatatattttctcatCAGTTTTATGTCAATTTCATTCTATTTGGCGTTAGAATTTTTGGGTCATGATTTAATATTTGTATCGGTTGCTCTTTACGGCTCGGTTCTAGTTTTAATCAAAAAGTTGATATTTTGACGAGCTTGTTGGACTGCTTCAAGATTTTGTTATTTGGATGTTTAGATCTGCGTTTGTGAATAGTGTTATCTTTTTCTTGAAATTGGCATGCTGTCTTTTGATGGGTTTTTTTCCTTCGTAGTTAAGTGAAAGGCATATGCTTTGTACAAATGTTCAAAGGAGGTGACTTGGTACTTTGTTCATTTGAATGCTTAGATCTGGATTTAGGAACTTGAAATAAACTAGTAGTAATCCTTATGTAATGATTGTAGCTTTCTTTTTGAACTTGCTTACTCTTTTCCGGTGAGCAGTTGCTAGTTAAGCAGAATATTTATTGCCTTTTTGCATATTTGAAAAGAATTACATGAGATTTTGATGTCCTGAAGCATAGATCTGGATTTTGGTGCTTTACACAACCTTTAGACACCATTTATTTTAGCATCTCCATCTGCATAGCTGCTTACTGTGTAATcggcttatttatttatttaatgttttatttaccCTTGGCTGAAGGGATCTGTTATCAGGATTTGTTTTTAGAAAACCAGCACCCTACCCGTTATTTATTCTGGGATTAAAGCTAGCAATGGTTTTGGCTGAATTGGAAAGATTAATATCAGATCCTGTCAAAAGAATGAGTTTTGCACTTTGAGGTGGGAGATCTGGTTGTAGTGCATCCCATTTGATGTTAGTAAATATTGAAACAAGAGCAACATATTATAAATGGCCTGCTCAGACTTTACAATGAATTGCATGCTAGTTGCCATTATGATATGATTTCTTAGCCACTAGATAAGCATGTTCCATGCCAACAATCTCTTGGCCTATTGGCAAGATTATTATGTTGTTTGGTATGAGAGATTGGATTCAATCCTTAGCAACCCCACCACCTACCCCCaattataaaaaaagaaaaagaaagaagataaaGCATGCTCCTGTATATTGTTGATTAATATATGTTGGAATATTCGTTTTCCTTGAGATGCAATAGAGTAATGCTTTGGATTGCAAGTTTTATTCCAAGGACTTAAAACATTTTTTATCCCGCCTGAAACCTTTTTTGCAGGACTATTCCTTTTGGTTGGAACCTCATAACTGCTGGTTACATTGAACAATCAGTGCATGGGGTATTAACATTTATTTACTCTTTGTTTTACCTaatattcttttttttcttattaGTCGTTGTAATGGTTACTGATTTCTGCAGGTGGTTGTTAGCACCCTTGGTCTTCTTTTCATGGGGAAGTTGCTTGAGCCTATATGGGGTTCTAAGGAGTTCTTGAAGTTCATCTTCATAGTTAACTTTCTGACGTCTGTTTGTGTTTTCATTACTGCTATTGCTTTATACTACCTAACAATGCAGGAAAAGTACCTGTGAGTACTTTGATCTTCCTATGTCTTTAACAGAATTTAATTCtgtttatttcttcttcttctgccCCTCCCTCTTCTGCTTGTTCTTTTTTTCCACTAGTCTTTTCAGTCAAATGTTTGAGAAACAAAAGAGAGTGAATTTATAAAATTGAAGTACACTTTCTCATGTTCTTCTCTGACTGAATTGTAGAAATGTTGACTTATTATGCAAAATTTGATCTAATATATTTGCCATTCATGTTGATAATTCTTAGTTACATGCCTCTTTCCGGCTTCCATGGGGTGCTGGCAGGCTTCTTGGTTGGCATCAAGCAAATAGTACCTGACCAAGAGCTATATCTCCTAAAAATCAAAGTAAAGGTAAAGATTTATGTTGCGAGGTTATTTAAGTCTATTTGGCATAAAACTCTTTCTAGCTGGGAATTCCCCCTTCACACCTTTTATGATGCTTCCTATGCCATGCAGTGGTTGCCATCACTTATGCTATTGCTTTCAATTGCCATAAGTTTCTTCACTCCAGAGtccgcaacatatcttccaacTTTGATATTTGGGACATATATTGGCTGGATTTACCTTAGGTACCTGCAGAGAAAACCAGAATCGAAGCTTAGGGGAGATCCAAATGAAGATTTTGCATTCTCCACATTCTTCCCTGAATTTCTCAGGTATTGTTCAGTTTCCTTTTAGCCTATGAAATGACCAGTTCATTTCTCTCCCCCATTTTTTCTCTCTCAAGTATTTGTCATTGATTTACAGGCCAATCATTGATCCCATTGCATCAATATTTCACCGGATGCTTTGTGGGAAATCTGAAGCTTCATCAAATCCTCAGGGTTATACATTGGGAGGTGCACCATTACTTGGTTCTGACCCCATTGAGGCATCTAGGAGACGGTACCTTTTTCACTCTTTTAATATGTAGAGAAAATGGTTTTCATAAATGTATTCATCATAGCATGGAAATTTGTAGAATAAACTTGGCCAGTTGGCCTTGTCCTTGAAGTTGGATAATTTAGGAATCAGAATTATAGGGAAGAAAATTGCTGGTTACATGCTAAACTTGCCTTAGCTTTGCAACAAATCTAAAGACCGAATACTTGAACGTCACCCAGGTTGCATAATTTGATGTATTCTCTATCACTATTGGGAAAAAAGGAAGTTTTTTGTATTTTCTAGAGAGCTTACCCGGCAGACATTGCATAAGATGTCCATAGTTGCTAAAAATTTGCATTTATTGTGAACTAAACAATATGTCACCTTGCAGAGAAAGAGGGGCTAGAGCGCTGGAGGAGAGATTGGCAGCTGAGAAATTGGCTGCTGGACGTGATTCAGAAGAGCCACACATAGATGGAAATGATCATGTTTGATTGCTAAGAAAGTCCATCGTCATCGACACCCATCAAGGCTTATGCACAATCATCCATATGTGCTGTTGCAGCATATATATAGATTAGAAAGGAAAAGATCCCAGAGCATGTTGTTACCCTTACAGTATAACATAGGCGAaattcattctttttctttttcttttttcactttcttttgTTCCTATTTGTTGATTGCTTGTACAACTGCACTTTGTCCTCATTGTGAACCTTCGTTTTCAATGTATAATTTCTCTTTTTTTCATCTTATTATGGTCGGAATAATACATACCCTAAATAAAACATGTGACAGTCATTTATGAAGTATCTTAAATATTCCATCAAAGAATTTGTTTTATAAAAAAAgaggttaaagtattatggcaaatACAAAATGCTATAAAGAATAAAATGAACTTAGTATATTGAactaataatttttgaaaaaagttCTTCGTCTACATACATGAACAAAGGAAGAGTTCAATCTCTCCAAGTTTTTAAGTTTCCTGTATACTGGCTTCAGTTCAAATCCATGTAACAAGTACAAAAAAAAATGGCAGAAGTTAGGAGCATTGTCCCTTTCATCCGAGCTG
The Gossypium arboreum isolate Shixiya-1 chromosome 10, ASM2569848v2, whole genome shotgun sequence genome window above contains:
- the LOC108487223 gene encoding rhomboid-like protein 19; translation: MSSPGSGMFSGFTKLCKGLAVILIGGHVVVQLLPTSVTYLALIPARTIPFGWNLITAGYIEQSVHGVVVSTLGLLFMGKLLEPIWGSKEFLKFIFIVNFLTSVCVFITAIALYYLTMQEKYLYMPLSGFHGVLAGFLVGIKQIVPDQELYLLKIKVKWLPSLMLLLSIAISFFTPESATYLPTLIFGTYIGWIYLRYLQRKPESKLRGDPNEDFAFSTFFPEFLRPIIDPIASIFHRMLCGKSEASSNPQGYTLGGAPLLGSDPIEASRRRERGARALEERLAAEKLAAGRDSEEPHIDGNDHV